The DNA region ATAGTCTGTTCTTTTAAAAACAACTATCCAGTTACTCTACATatatcatgtatgtatacttataGGTATAGTACTGAAAAAAACGTACATCATACCATACGTTTATACTCATGATTAATGAAGGAACGAAATAtcttgaattcgaaaaaaacgcAATgtagacgtatatatatacgttatgcGAGTGACAAAGAGATTTGCTGACCGAGGAAAAATAAGTAAGTGTTAATTATAAGTGGATATAAAAGTATTCGCTAGCAGAGCGTGAATTCAGCAAGTTTAGGTATGTTCTTGCTAATTTTTCGTTCCCGTTGCCAAGCCGAAGAGACAAAATTTGCCATACATACTACATCCTAGCCTGgtaatgtgtataataaaacaaattttgctGAAGCAGCGCAGCATTTTTCCCATCAACACTTTTCTCTGCCTCGTTGCTGGGCAGAAGCGAACGTCTTTTTGCCACACGTGGTTATATTAGAAACTCGTTGGTAAATCGACACTTTCCTTTTGAGAGCAAGAATTATTGACTCCTCAGTCAAAGTATAAAGCTGATTTTCGTTTCATCCAATCAATGCTATCCTGCACTCTGGTAATTATAGATATCTCAGtatattcagtaaaaaaaaattataaacctTTGAAGATGAgttgaaaaaacagaaaaacaaaaaaaaattctgtttcatACTATTATCTTATTAAAATACAGGTATGATCACTTTCGATGGCACGATAATGCATGGAAATAAAATGACGCGTGTGTTTATACATCGCAAACGATGTCAGAGGGGTAATTTTACATTGCTGCCAGAGTGACTTGTAATAACGGACTAAGTTACtgcaatttactttttttttctttttttgtttaagaGAAACAAAATGACGCCGAGTAATTATGCGATAAAGATCTTTCATTgccatttgtttttttgttttttttttttcttacacctGTTTCTTGGTCGATGGTAGGCAACTATAATTTTCCGTGACGGAAACCGAGTGTGAAATTAAATGTAGTTGTGACATCTTTGCACGGATGGTATATTTCAAATCCCACAACTGGtacctcacttttttttttagaatactGCCAGTGCATGTTGAATTTGACATGTAAATTGGGTGAATACGAATTAGGTCAGTAGTGCTGCGAATTATTTTGaacgaattgaatttcaaatgagAGATtggaaattgttttcttttttttaataagaagtaaaatttattcttaaaaTTTAATACCATGACAATATGACgacaatgattttattttcattacattaTACAGAGTACAGATGTGTTTTCAAGGAAACAATTATTCTACGTGACCGAATCCGTGCACAGTTTCCAATTTCGTCAAGGTTAATACCGATAATGTTAAGGTGGTTTACTTGGTACTAAGTTTCTTTATCAAATTTAGTCATGATGTTGAAAGATAATTTGCTTCagtaatagaaatttttataataaattgcaGATAGTGTCAATAGTGTGAAACAGTGCTCTaaattactttttaaaaattcgaaagcttgtttcaaattttttttttcttctttttttgtactGTTACACAGCTGAGATTGAATTCCGTTTACTCGCAAACAAGCCTCATAACATGAAcatgaaacaaatatttttcaaccttaACGTAATCTGTTTTAAATGAGCGAATACTACTTGAATCCAAAAttaggaaatgaaaataaaaatgaaattatttcaagcaaATTCCAATTACACAAGCTAAGGTATCAATGATTTGAAGAAAGGTGTTATAACTGAAACTTTCAAACTGATGAAACTCTTTGATCCGATTCTAATAACTATATCTTGGACTGATTTTAACCTCTGATCAAATCTTCACAAATtgcctgaaaaatatttaactaaACGAAAATGCAACATCTGTTATATCGTACTTTACACACAAATCTCTTTTTTATCCAATCactaacaaaaaataaataaacaaataaataatctcaGAAAATCGGAAtcagataaaagaaaaaaaaaacaaatccccACCACCAGACATCAAGTATCTCGAATCTTCTGATCATAAAGTTTCAGTCTCAAACTCTTGATATCTTAATATCTAATTGCGTCATTCGAATTTGCAAGAATTCAATTCAGTAAacgtaaattcaaattcaattctaTCACACAGCGAAGATGTTTCATCAGTCTGCGCTGTACATATATCCATggtgcgaataaaaaaaaaacctataaACGTCAAGTATTCTGAATCTTCTGATCATAAAAATCTTGTCTCGAACaattttgtcttcttttttttttaacttcgtAATCAGACGGTGAAGTCCATTCGTTCTTGACCACTGCCACAATCGTTCCGAGAAAAATACAACGGACTGATATCTTGACATtttaccatatatatatatatatatatatatatatgaatatatccCTCTCGTACGTGTTTCCTAAAATCCATCAATTCCAACTGCAGGTTAATCGCTTTTTCCCCTACCGTTCTCCGCTCACCGTGTACCGAGTAGTGCCCCGTACCTCGTATAACTTCCTCTTCTGTACCCCGATTTCCCCGCACCTCGTGCCAAGATTCTCAGTCCTGCACCAGCTCTGCACCGGGTCTCGACCATAGTGGATAGTTCTCGGTTCTCAGTTCTCGGTTCTCTTTCGGAGTGCGTAGTTCAGTTGAGTTCACTTCAGTTTATCGTTagtggagtggagtggagtTGGGTTGAATTGGGTTCGCGTATCCAACGTTCGTGCCAGTTTCTCCTGTCGCCCCGTTGCTCGCTGGACCAGCCGCGTTTACTGTAAGGATCCTAACGCCGTCTTACGCTTGACGGTCATTGTGGCCACTGAGCAGTCCATCGGGTTACCAGGACCGTTGGTGTGGGTGCCGAGAGTCACTGACCAGCCTGAAAACCATCTTCCATGTGCTGCTGTCAGTTGGACTTGGAGTTGTGTTTCAGGATTTACTGGCACTGAGGCgatatatacctactcgtgTAGAGGCTAAGGGCTGCTTCATTAAAATGTGAATAACTGTGTACTCGGCATTGTTGGAATTGTATTTTCACTGCGTCGCGGTTACTCTGATTATTCGCTTACAATGTAACTAATGAACGTGGGctggggttgaagttccgaatttgaaaggTTCCGAAAACGTCTAATTTTGGATTATGCGGTGGGGAAagcttgaagtaaaaaaatcaaacttttacgaaacaacaaagttttgaATGGTCGCAAAGCCGATGgatcaaagttccgaaatggAAAATTACGAAGAATAAACTTTTGGTATAGAGAAATATTCCGAAAATATTTCGGAACCTTGTCTTgacaaagtttgatttcttaatttcaagtttcgccagtaaaaatttcaaaattaggcgcttttggaatttttcaaattcgcttGGTCTATTTGTAAAAGAAAGGAATGGGGTAAAAGGGATGAAATCCGCTGCTTTATTTCACGTTACATAGCATTGTGAAAATCCCGTCATGTGAAGTAAATATATGAATTTCGTGAACTCCTTCACAAGTACTTATAACGTGCTTTTTTATGTATTGTCGAAATTAAGTCAATCACATCGATTAATTTGTGCGCAGATACCcaaaaaaacttgttcaattCGCGGTTCCAACTCCGATAAATATTACTGCGTCACTGAGCTTTGTGgagtaaattcaaaaatttcatgccTTCTCTATCGTCTTTCTAGTTTCATCTATTTCTTGAACAATGAATACAGTGTACAGTTAGATCATCACAGTGTAAATTAACATGTAAGATTGTGGTCATCTGATTGACTTAAtcggttcgttttttttttatcaattaagGGTCGTCAATTTGTGATCGAGATCAAAGGACAAATGTTTCGAATCGAGtgtcagattttttctttcatctaaTTTGTATATATTCAGATATTACACAGTGAATAACAccgaatttttcagaaatgatTCTGCGAAAACAAAATGTTATAACTATCATAGAAGTACAAAAAAGCATTcagataagaaatttttatgggaTGTCCATTTaagtatttaaaataatttataaggaACTTCATCATGAATcgctgatattattttttacatgaaCCTAGCATAATTATATGCAGATAcgaagtaatttgaatttaaatggAAGataagctggaaaaaaaaatcaaaaaagaaaaaaaatcgacgcaTCTATACGGCGCTGTGAATATTAAATGTCACAGAAGCATTCGAAATCTGTGATATTTAGGCGAAAACTGTAAAGTACCGTTTGTAAAGAAATCGATCGTTAAAAAACAGCATTCGCAATAAGTTGGGAGAGGGAAAATTTACCAAGAATTAGATACAACCAAGTCTCGCGGAGCTGTCGAATTAAGTGAGAgttaacaatatttattttacatatacatattacgtatatttatatacttttatAGGCATGTGTATGGAACCGACTAAtcgcttgaaaaatttcattatatgCGGTGCACAGAACGAATCGTTACGTAAAGAGGGGAGGATGGGGcgaagtgggcaccttaaaatttttgatgtctcaaaaaatttgggggcaaagtggaccccctgaaatttttgaaataacaaggaataaaattaatcacctgaactttttattgaatatgaattactcggaaattatttactcgagtaattgcacatctcataacgcgaaacgtttcaaattgtgttttactctcaactcgtcaaagtcaaatgattttctgaacttgaatttacgattaatttttctcgagaaagctagataataatttaacataattgtgCATGtaaaaactaaacattttattctcattttaggcattattttcttaagggatCCACTTTAGCCAACCCTCCCATATATTAGggttttctaaaaaaaatttgtttttcaaaacgtgTATCAAATTTTCGGTAGAGCATCTCAAATAGAATATCTCAATTaaatatgagctcttaatattgatGTTTAAAAGTGgttatgttattttttcaattttccatttaaataagACGTAGAAAATGTCGgaagtttttttgttctttctcgTAAACGGATTGACTTACAAACTATCTAAATACAGattcttataaaaaatttcacgctctATAAAAAAGTGCTAAAAAATACGTTATGGTTATATGTATCGCACATTATGGTAGTTGAATATTTCACACATGCAGACTTTCATGTTTAATTACGTGTAAATTTAGCGCAACGCGTTCACTCGTTGCTGATGGTTGAAAACCACATGAACGTGAGCTCAATTTGCATAGTTCGCGGTTAACTGCACGTTGCAAATGAAGCATGAATGGTTAATTTATAACGCCATTGGTTTAATGAACCGTGGTCTCATCCGAGATTGAAGAGCCTCTGATAAATTAaacatattcatttttatgcaCTTTTATGAAACAAACATAAGTGATCAACGCTTATAAATTGCAATCATAAATTCTCTGATCAGATTTCATCAGCTAATACTCATCAGAATCAAaacattcgaaactttgttgcttcgtaaaaaattgatttcttcaCCTCACGTTTCATCACCAGATAATTCGGAATTGGGTGCCTTccgaacttttcaaaatcgaaactCCAGCCTCGTCCCAACCGTGAAGCAAATTTTATGTAATACAATAGATCTGAGATTCTTATGAAATTTCTAACCCATCGTATCACGTGTTTTTTAGATCTCCGCGGGTCGGAGGTCCGCTCTCTCAGCCACTCGCCATGATTCCCCCAACGATGCACGGCCACGAATTCAACCAACCCTTGTCGAGGGTGGTTATGGTCCGCAAAACTGATCAAAGGACCTTCAGCAAGGGGCGCAGAGGCGGCGAACCGATGCTCGAAACTGTCACTCGGGAAACGATCGAACTTTTTAACGGTGGTAGAGCTGAGAGGAAATTCACCTCCGAGACCAAAGACGTCGCCACACCAAAATCAACCAGGTATGTACGTAAATAAACCCCACTTTCCGGTTTTCACGATTTTAACTTTCTTCCATTTATGTATGATATTCAAGCCCGGTTATTTTTTTGGTACCTAATCGCGATCGAGTAACTTTAGTGAGattagaattttcatttggaTTTTGTAAAGTCTGTCTGTTTGCGTTTTTGTATTAACTATTTTTACAAACTTGctactatcattattatcattattaacggttttacttttttttttatcttgttgtGGTTTTAGTTGTTAGTACTGTGAGATCAGATTATAATTAATCGACTTAGCGAATGATCTACTTGACGtggatagatttttttccctgTTAGTGTTGCAAGtatatttatcatttcaatTCACCAGTACTAAAATTACTAGAGATTCAACTCTGTTACATTgtgatcattatttttcagaaatgcacaattttctgaaaacaaaTTATGGTCAGGGCTTCCTGACAACGGATCAAATTTCTTATCGATCATCGATATGTAGAAATTAACAAACTACGATTTTTaagtaaaatacaaaatttggaTTATTTAGTTGGCCTGATTTTATTGGTCAAAGATGGTGACTCTTCGAAACAAAtcgggaagaaaatttttgtaacacaTTCCTTTTTCCTCCAACCTACTGTATAATATTCTGATTTAATTCCTATGTCGTCTGTAATTTATtggatgaaattgaattaccaGTTAGAGTAATTGCAGGCACCTAGAAAAGTCTTTTGATTGAGTATGTTGTAGATATAATGGGGTAAAGTCGTAGTATCGATAATAGAAATTCCAGTGTAGAACGATCTGTCTTGTTACACAGCGTTTACAcgaacaattaattatacaaaccataaaattcactttttgtaGAGAGTACAAAATTACCTGAGTTTGAAAGggtaaaaaataacacaattattatattaaatttcatacaCATGCTGTGAACATATTCCTCTACGTTACAAAATACGACGTTCAAATATGGCGTAGAATTCTTTCCTTTCATACGAAGGAATAACAGttgattcaacaaaaaaaaactgctgaaAACAACAATTTGTGTTATCAAGTGAAACCGCATTAATAtagaaatcagaaaaaaaattaccacatTTGGTCAGCTGCATATATGCGGtaaatttaacgatttttgcactcaatttccaaattgATTTAGAGAGACAAGGTGAGAGTAGAATTTCAGGGAGTtgtttttgtgaattttatgTGATAACTATATCCTGTCGTGAAATATTTGAGATTTAAAGGTGAACATGACTGCCCTATTGTAGCATGCCTTCCCTCAGCGGAAGTGGAACGAAAAAGAAGGTTGTTGGCTTTGTTGACCAGTTGTCACCCGAAAGGTACTAACTACATATAACGAATTAGAAAATTATAGCTTACACGTGcattatacgttatacatacgAGTCTACTGTACACCGAATGCGATGaatcgtaataaaaaaattttaaaaatttaaaacataaataaattctgcAATCTTAACAATTCCCACACGCGATTAGCTTTTATGATCTACTCGTACTGCGTATAAAATTTGCACCTTGCAATTATATTGTATTTGCAAAACCCGCGAACAATGTATACctaatattgtataatgtatacggaagcataaataaattctgacATTCGCTCCGATCACGAGCTTGTTGAACAGAAATCTGAAACCATACTGAAGAAAATACTCGAGCCAGTCGGACCTCGGATTACACACATTATATCGGGTTTAAAGAAGGAAATAAATGATACACATCACCTTAGAGCATGGAATACTTCGTTATTACTTACGTCGCGGACATAAATAACACAGCATTCAGTTTACAATAGCCgcaaaaagaataataaagaaatataaaatgaatgGAAATGAGATTAAACATTATCGGCAATGTGATCTAGAACTCTATAAGCCTACACGTGTTTAATTagaagtaataaaatataaaactttCCAATTTTACCCCAATAACTGATAATGCAtcctttataaatatatacctgATATAGTTTTGCATGAAACTGTCGCCTATAGATAGAATTTAACGATCAATAGTTGATATAGAGAGTTTTGAATAGAATTCGGTATTCGTGTGCCTAACTATTTGTAGTTGTAACATCATTCGAATACACATAGCGTGTTTCGTAATTATAATTGTCATTAGTCTTTGCCGTCGATAACCTGCCTTGGCTTCCGGCTTGTGGTCACCCAAATGGGCTTCGGAGTTTTCCACCTAATTTTAACACCTGAAACCTTATTTTCAGGTCACGAGCTGACTCAGTGCGATCAAAGTCACCGCCAACGGCGTCACCGGCTTCACCAGGACCTCTGTCAGGCTCGTTTCACGGAAGTTTTCACGGCAGTCTTGGCAGCGATGGAATGTCCTGCAGCAGCGCGAGGTCCTCTTCGGCATCCCCCGACTCGGCACGCTATTCATCATCCCAAATCAGCAAACCGGAGGTAAATACAATCAATTGATAAAGTAGGAAGTGACGTCAGGGAAGACCAGAAGGTTGTACGGAAAAATTCAAGGGAAgacttcggtgaaattttgaaaatcggtaCTTGAAGTCCTAATAgtttgggggagggggggggggggattttttatacaacttttttaaatcatatAAGGGATAAAAATCCGATTTTCGTCCAGTCTTAAGTCCACCTGAGGCCACAAGAAGCCGTGTTAGCGTGCCCGTAGCTGCTTTATCGACGGAgccgtttaaaaaattcagataaGCTGCATGAGCCAggaaaactagaaaaaaacgaaaagactTGTAATCGGTGGATCCGGGAGCTAGGAAAATTCAAAAGATccaaaaatctaaataaaTCAAGTcggagatgaattttttttctggtgatGAGAAGtctgaggaaaatttttataagattGAAACTTTTATCCGTTATTTCTGAAGCAGATTGCAATAAGGAACTGAAGTTTTTTGCGGAAATAATCATGTATCAAGAACGTAAGAAATCTGACTTCGCATGACTTTAAATTGTTACTAtctttaaaaatgttttttttaacaactgaTCTTCGCGTACCTTATATTACTGTCCCCTTTTTTTGTGAGGAAACATTTGCCATCTGCAAAACGGGGTGTAATCTGTAGATGGTTCGGATTACTCAACAGACCTAAAACACGGCTAATACACTCCGGCAGACACGAACCACAGTCGAAGAATCTCGCGATGTACACCCTCCGTCACGACATCTTTCGCTCCCAGAATAGGCACGTGAAATGACACGCTCAATTTAGGTTGGCAATAGCTTAGGTAATGTAGGGATCCGCTAATTCTCGTGCGCGCAAAATGCGTGGCTAGCGAGCGATGAAGCTCGTAGTTAGCGATCCCTACATTACCCAAGCTGACGTCAACCTAAATTGAACTCGTCACTTCGGTTGCCTATTCCAGGGGCGACAGATATCGTGACGGCGTGTGTACATACACCTTTGGGTGTAATTCGTGCAAATCAAGATTGCAGGTCTACCGGTTGACCGAGATCAAACGGGGTAACTACCTACCGCTATTAATACCTTCGAAAGGAAATCGACTTGAGTCATCGACAGATGTCATTGGTACACACCATGTGTACTGTTCTTTCACTTGTTATCCAATACTCCGGATCTACGTGGCTATGATCGATGCAACGTCATTTTAAATACCTACAAACGCGGTTTATTCTCACACGTCATGTGAAATGTTGTGTTATttgtattgtaatattttatttttaagattAGATCTACAACCGAGTTTGATTCTGATTGAAAATCACTTTTGAACAACGTTCTTTCGTCTGTTTACGTCTATTTCAAAAATGGGAGATTGCTTCTCGTTAGTTACACttaaattcatatttataagtattattgtatacattttttatttttttttatttttcgaaattggtGTCATAGCATTTTTGTATTGATAGTATTGGTAAAATGGCAAAGTATATAGGATTATCCGTCTTCTCTTCTGCCTcagatttgtttttattagtttttttttcttttaaaatcaATCCTACAAAATTTGCGTTCCgacaatgtgaaaaatatttcgaccgaaagaaaattgtgcctcacgtttttttcccctttttgtCTTGTTGTAGATTACAAAGACTGACAGCCGTAAAACATCTCTGCGCAGATCGGGTCCATCGAAGGAattcctcgacgcttgtctcGAAGCCCACAACGTTTATCGTGCCCGACACGGCGTTCCTCCTCTGCGAATCAACAAACAGGTCAAAGCATTGCTCAGTATACTTACAGTTAATCCCATTTTAGTCGGTATTCTGTTGTCCACCTTAAACGAGTTTTTGtgtctttcttcattttctttttcctcctcttgTTATCCTCCGTGTGGTCAGCCGAGGACAGCGCTAATTGCTACGTTAATTACTGGGCTATTAGCACTAATTAATTCACCTCGATTGATGCTCTATTTATATACTGATCAAAATcgatcgtgaaaaaaaaatcatagtcAACATTCCTGATGCAACTTTTGCAACAGCTTGTTCACTTCTTATATAACTGCGATATTACATTCCAGAATTTCCGGTTTGTAACGTTATTAATCTGATCTTCATTTCACTGGAACGGCTgagcaatttcaaatcttttgaaatatcatcaatttgatgaaatatttcttcactTCATTGTCTTCTGTAATCCGAAATTCAATCATTGCTTTTCAAACTCATtgtatttatctatttatttatgtattattattatttttcgttttgtaatACTTCGAATCTCCTGTCCGAagctttttcttcattattattattgttgttgcttTACTTTTGTTCCTAACTGCGCGGAATATATTCAATTGATCATTTCACTACTGATTTCaccgaggaaaaatttttcaaatgaacgAATCAGTCAATGACGGAAACATTTATTTACAGATGTGTAAATCGAGCCAGGACTGGGCGAACATTCTGGCAGTTAAAGGCCGGCTAGAACACAGAACGAACATCGACTACGGGGAAAATTTATTCTGCATGTGGAGTTCAAATCCAAAGAACATTGTGAGCGGAGAGGAACCGGTTAACGAATGGTGCGAACCTAATTACTTgccaaaatttgaatgaaacaatGTAATTTGGCgatgcaaataaatttttaatcaaaattttcctcacAGGTACGCCGAAGAGGCGCAACATCAATACGGAAAGGAGCCAACGACCCTGAAGACGGGCCACTTCACGCAAGTCGTATGGCGAGATAGTTCAGAGCTGGGAATCGGGATGGCTCGTAATCGTAACGGGGAGATTTACGTCGTGTGCAATTACAATCCGGCTGGAAATTTCTTGGGCAGTTTTACCGAGAACGTTTCACCCCCCGGTGGAGTTTGTTCAC from Diprion similis isolate iyDipSimi1 chromosome 3, iyDipSimi1.1, whole genome shotgun sequence includes:
- the LOC124404912 gene encoding uncharacterized protein LOC124404912 isoform X1, which codes for MDGNMSESTFFEENGVRVYHAQSSFVSESFDSASCLSDVFEDLDLESPRVGGPLSQPLAMIPPTMHGHEFNQPLSRVVMVRKTDQRTFSKGRRGGEPMLETVTRETIELFNGGRAERKFTSETKDVATPKSTSMPSLSGSGTKKKVVGFVDQLSPERSRADSVRSKSPPTASPASPGPLSGSFHGSFHGSLGSDGMSCSSARSSSASPDSARYSSSQISKPEITKTDSRKTSLRRSGPSKEFLDACLEAHNVYRARHGVPPLRINKQMCKSSQDWANILAVKGRLEHRTNIDYGENLFCMWSSNPKNIVSGEEPVNEWYAEEAQHQYGKEPTTLKTGHFTQVVWRDSSELGIGMARNRNGEIYVVCNYNPAGNFLGSFTENVSPPGGVCSPRKLGTVNAQVNLINETSWQQEALLVHNEYRRRHRVPDLKLNSELTAAARAWAETLLQTNKLVHQSTSPYGENIYSMHSSDPKLVVSAREVVSKWYLEKKDHKYGSEPRVLNTCHFTQIVWRNTTDMGIAMARRNGTCVIVACYHPRGNIVGQFTENVLKPK
- the LOC124404912 gene encoding uncharacterized protein LOC124404912 isoform X2 encodes the protein MDGNMSESTFFEENGVRVYHAQSSFVSESFDSASCLSDVFEDLDLESPRVGGPLSQPLAMIPPTMHGHEFNQPLSRVVMVRKTDQRTFSKGRRGGEPMLETVTRETIELFNGGRAERKFTSETKDVATPKSTRSRADSVRSKSPPTASPASPGPLSGSFHGSFHGSLGSDGMSCSSARSSSASPDSARYSSSQISKPEITKTDSRKTSLRRSGPSKEFLDACLEAHNVYRARHGVPPLRINKQMCKSSQDWANILAVKGRLEHRTNIDYGENLFCMWSSNPKNIVSGEEPVNEWYAEEAQHQYGKEPTTLKTGHFTQVVWRDSSELGIGMARNRNGEIYVVCNYNPAGNFLGSFTENVSPPGGVCSPRKLGTVNAQVNLINETSWQQEALLVHNEYRRRHRVPDLKLNSELTAAARAWAETLLQTNKLVHQSTSPYGENIYSMHSSDPKLVVSAREVVSKWYLEKKDHKYGSEPRVLNTCHFTQIVWRNTTDMGIAMARRNGTCVIVACYHPRGNIVGQFTENVLKPK
- the LOC124404912 gene encoding secreted protein PRY1-like isoform X3, whose translation is MTSKAGRSYSVRSPRVGGPLSQPLAMIPPTMHGHEFNQPLSRVVMVRKTDQRTFSKGRRGGEPMLETVTRETIELFNGGRAERKFTSETKDVATPKSTSMPSLSGSGTKKKVVGFVDQLSPERSRADSVRSKSPPTASPASPGPLSGSFHGSFHGSLGSDGMSCSSARSSSASPDSARYSSSQISKPEITKTDSRKTSLRRSGPSKEFLDACLEAHNVYRARHGVPPLRINKQMCKSSQDWANILAVKGRLEHRTNIDYGENLFCMWSSNPKNIVSGEEPVNEWYAEEAQHQYGKEPTTLKTGHFTQVVWRDSSELGIGMARNRNGEIYVVCNYNPAGNFLGSFTENVSPPGGVCSPRKLGTVNAQVNLINETSWQQEALLVHNEYRRRHRVPDLKLNSELTAAARAWAETLLQTNKLVHQSTSPYGENIYSMHSSDPKLVVSAREVVSKWYLEKKDHKYGSEPRVLNTCHFTQIVWRNTTDMGIAMARRNGTCVIVACYHPRGNIVGQFTENVLKPK
- the LOC124404912 gene encoding secreted protein PRY1-like isoform X4; this encodes MIPPTMHGHEFNQPLSRVVMVRKTDQRTFSKGRRGGEPMLETVTRETIELFNGGRAERKFTSETKDVATPKSTSMPSLSGSGTKKKVVGFVDQLSPERSRADSVRSKSPPTASPASPGPLSGSFHGSFHGSLGSDGMSCSSARSSSASPDSARYSSSQISKPEITKTDSRKTSLRRSGPSKEFLDACLEAHNVYRARHGVPPLRINKQMCKSSQDWANILAVKGRLEHRTNIDYGENLFCMWSSNPKNIVSGEEPVNEWYAEEAQHQYGKEPTTLKTGHFTQVVWRDSSELGIGMARNRNGEIYVVCNYNPAGNFLGSFTENVSPPGGVCSPRKLGTVNAQVNLINETSWQQEALLVHNEYRRRHRVPDLKLNSELTAAARAWAETLLQTNKLVHQSTSPYGENIYSMHSSDPKLVVSAREVVSKWYLEKKDHKYGSEPRVLNTCHFTQIVWRNTTDMGIAMARRNGTCVIVACYHPRGNIVGQFTENVLKPK